One region of Pseudomonas glycinae genomic DNA includes:
- the dapF gene encoding diaminopimelate epimerase has translation MLLRFTKMHGLGNDFMVLDLVSQHAHIQPKHAKMWGDRHTGIGFDQLLIVEAPSNPDVDFRYRIFNSDGSEVEQCGNGARCFARFVLDKRLTAKRQIRVETKGGIIELDVRNDGQIGVNMGAPRLVPADIPFQAPEQALSYQVDVDGTPVDLAAVSMGNPHAVLRVSDINTAPVHELGPKIEHHPRFPARVNVGFLQVIDRHRAQLRVWERGAGETQACGTGACAAAVAAISQGWMDSPLLIDLPGGRLSIEWAGPGQPVLMTGPAVRVYEGQVRL, from the coding sequence ATGCTGCTGCGTTTTACCAAGATGCATGGCCTGGGCAACGACTTCATGGTTCTCGACCTGGTCAGTCAGCACGCGCATATTCAGCCCAAGCACGCGAAAATGTGGGGCGACCGGCACACCGGCATCGGTTTCGACCAGTTGCTGATCGTCGAAGCGCCGAGCAACCCGGATGTGGATTTCCGTTACCGGATCTTCAACTCCGACGGTTCCGAAGTGGAGCAGTGCGGCAACGGTGCGCGCTGCTTCGCACGCTTCGTGCTCGACAAACGCCTGACCGCCAAACGGCAGATCCGCGTCGAGACCAAGGGCGGCATCATCGAACTGGACGTGCGTAACGACGGCCAGATCGGCGTGAACATGGGCGCCCCGCGCCTGGTGCCGGCGGACATCCCGTTCCAGGCGCCGGAGCAGGCCCTGAGTTATCAGGTCGATGTCGACGGTACGCCGGTCGATCTGGCGGCGGTGTCCATGGGCAACCCCCATGCGGTGCTGCGGGTCAGCGATATCAACACTGCACCGGTGCATGAACTGGGGCCGAAAATCGAACACCATCCGCGCTTTCCGGCGCGGGTCAATGTCGGCTTTCTCCAGGTCATCGACCGCCATCGCGCGCAACTGCGCGTGTGGGAGCGCGGCGCCGGGGAAACCCAGGCCTGCGGCACCGGTGCCTGCGCTGCTGCTGTAGCGGCGATCAGTCAGGGGTGGATGGATTCGCCACTGTTGATCGACCTGCCGGGCGGGCGTCTGTCCATAGAGTGGGCAGGCCCCGGCCAACCGGTGTTGATGACCGGCCCGGCAGTGCGCGTATACGAAGGACAAGTGCGTCTTTGA